A genomic stretch from Poecilia reticulata strain Guanapo linkage group LG20, Guppy_female_1.0+MT, whole genome shotgun sequence includes:
- the tfr1b gene encoding transferrin receptor 1b — translation MDKIRSQFQRMMNSERYSRFTLQPSENGERHAEVNLSDYAADGDTAAEAPGSPSFRPAPLHHSRRTVAFVILGTLMVFLGGYLVGFISHHKPKVESDCGPSPSDKIGGMDPGKPSPTLSWKNVSQLLTSKLSSEAFKKTLKDFDQQNRSAGSEEDMSLANRIFDTFKTLGMTPWTDIHYVQLQTPDSQNPNTVYFGSDVIKPVGYLAYSKPGRIEGRLVYGNYGRQKDLDFVQGKVDLKGAVLLLRAGKITFAQQVDNAAKMGASAVLIYLDTEDYKLIPDTELYGHVHLGSGDPYTTGFPSFNNTLFAPTESAGLPKIPAQTITASSATTLLMKIGGPEVEANSDFKGELKSVVYKLGGSQNITVEVNNVLVNKEIHNVFGVIKGFTDPDRYVVLGAQRDAWGRGYTKATVGTSVLIELAKAFQEMVKKDNFRPRRSIIFASWSAGEFGNVGATEWLEGYISSLDRSVFTYINLDGAVMGQERFIASASPLLYSLIESTMKEVNMPRKSVSIYQAMGGSNWESSVLRTMSVEDPAYPFLAFAGIPSMCFHFIQSNSESYPYYGTGLDNMDHLNYRTSQRTSNVTATAAQFAGLMVLRLVHDHLLGLDVSRYYGPITKAVVQVYKRVNQLTQSGQLKDVSPNWLNRARGSYKRAADAITSAIANTDLTDKESCRILNDRIMKVEHSLLSPYVSVVEAPFRHLLLGRGPHTLAAIAETQDMEKLRLHLALATWNLQGCANAMAANVWDIDDEI, via the exons atggACAAGATAAGGTCGCAGTTTCAGAGGATG ATGAACAGCGAACGGTACAGCAGGTTCACGCTGCAGCCGTCGGAGAACGGCGAGAGGCACGCCGAGGTCAACCTGTCCGACTACGCCGCAGACGGCGACACGGCGGCGGAGGCACCCGGGTCGCCGAGCTTCAGGCCGGCGCCGCTGCATCACAGCAGGCGGACCGTGGCGTTCGTAATCCTGGGAACCCTGATGGTGTTTCTTGGCG GCTACCTGGTTGGTTTCATCAGCCATCATAAACCTAAGGTCGAGTCTGACTGCGGACCGAGTCCGTCGGATAAAATCGGCGGGATGGATCCAGGGAAACCTTCGCCGACTCTGTCCTGGAAAAACGTCTCTCAACTCCTAACGAGCAAACTCAGCAGCGAAGCTTTCAAAAAGACTCTTAA GGATTTTGATCAGCAGAACCGCTCGGCAGGAAGTGAGGAAGACATGAGTCTGGCGAACAGGATCTTCGATACATTCAAGACTTTGGGGATGACGCCGTGGACAGACATCCATTACGTTCAGCTGCAGACGCCCGACAG CCAGAACCCCAACACCGTTTACTTTGGTTCAGACGTCATCAAGCCTGTGGGATATTTGGCCTACAGCAAACCGGGCAGAATTGAG GGCCGGCTGGTGTACGGGAACTACGGCCGTCAGAAGGATCTGGACTTTGTTCAGGGGAAAGTTGACCTGAAAGGCGCCGTCCTGCTGCTGCGAGCCGGAAAAATCACTTTTGCACAACAG gtGGACAACGCCGCCAAGATGGGAGCCTCTGCTGTTCTAATCTACCTTGATACTGAAGATTACAAGCTGATTCCAGACACCGAACTCTACGGACAC GTCCATCTTGGTTCTGGGGACCCCTACACTACTGGATTCCCGTCCTTCAACAACACCCTGTTTGCCCCAACGGAGTCAGCTGGCCTCCCAAAAATCCCGGCCCAGACCATCACTGCCAGCTCGGCTACAACTCTTCTAAT GAAAATTGGTGGCCCTGAAGTAGAAGCAAACAGTGACTTCAAAGGTGAGCTAAAGTCTGTGGTTTACAAGCTGGGTGGCAGCCAGAACATCACTGTGGAGGTGAACAACGTGTTGGTCAACAAGGAGATCCACAATGTGTTCGGCGTGATCAAAGGATTTACTGATCCTG ATCGTTATGTTGTGCTGGGAGCTCAGAGGGACGCCTGGGGGAGAGGTTACACCAAGGCCACTGTTGGCACCTCGGTGCTGATCGAACTGGCCAAGGCGTTCCAGGAGATGGTGAAAAAAG ataACTTCAGGCCGAGAAGAAGCATAATATTTGCAAGCTGGAGTGCAGGAgagtttggaaatgttggcgCCACCGAGTGGCTGGAG ggtTACATATCCTCTCTTGACCGAAGTGTCTTTACATACATCAACCTGGATGGAGCAGTCATGG GTCAAGAAAGGTTCATCGCCTCTGCGAGTCCGCTGCTGTACAGCCTCATCGAGAGCACGATGAAGGAG GTGAACATGCCTAGAAAATCTGTCTCAATTTACCAGGCGATGGGAGGAAGTAACTGGGAGTCCAGCGT ACTGAGGACGATGTCAGTAGAAGATCCTGCTTATCCTTTCCTGGCTTTTGCTGGAATTCCCTCCATGTGTTTCCACTTCATCCAATCAAAT TCCGAGTCGTACCCTTACTACGGCACCGGCCTGGACAACATGGACCACCTGAACTACCGGACCAGCCAACGCACCAGCAACGTGACGGCCACGGCGGCGCAGTTCGCTGGCCTGATGGTGCTGCGTCTGGTCCATGACCACCTGCTGGGTCTGGATGTGAGCAGATACTACGGCCCCATCACCAAAGCTGTGGTCCAGGTCTACAAACGGGTCAACCAGCTCACTCAG TCCGGTCAGCTGAAGGACGTCAGTCCCAACTGGCTGAATCGCGCCCGTGGCTCCTACAAGCGAGCGGCCGACGCCATCACCAGCGCCATCGCCAACACGGACTTGACGGATAAGGAATCCTGTCGAATCCTGAACGACAGGATCATGAAG GTTGAGCACTCCCTACTTTCTCCGTACGTCTCCGTCGTCGAGGCCCCGTTCCGCCACCTGCTGCTGGGCCGCGGCCCCCACACCTTGGCGGCCATCGCTGAAACGCAGGACATGGAGAAGCTCCGCCTCCACCTGGCTCTGGCCACCTGGAACCTGCAAGGATGCGCCAATGCCATGGCCGCCAACGTCTGGGACATCGACGACGAAATCTGA